The Puntigrus tetrazona isolate hp1 chromosome 23, ASM1883169v1, whole genome shotgun sequence genome has a segment encoding these proteins:
- the arhgef3l gene encoding rho guanine nucleotide exchange factor (GEF) 3, like, translated as MRKEKMELEETEADISPSWSPVSRDRLLTCANLSDFAGKKRKQDPSSDAELSARILEDCEDDDFPISDHIQDSEGPCNKRVKPVDKSASVTGIITPVKTPALKRLGQSIQRSISFRTEARPLPPMPIRTRQKASSFPRRRSSQLWSDTVDSMSHELSTKEIKRQEVIYELTQGEKQLIEDLSLVKKVYYEPMLKLDIMTESELGQIFGTLDSLIPLHEDLLARLEGLRGAEKTVQEVGPTMMDWFPCLEAYITYCCNQVGAKALLDQKKQDRRVEHFLRLCQESSFSRKLDLWNFLDLPRSRLVKYPLLLKEIQKSTPPEHPDEEALPHAMELIQRIITEVNLKTGEAECQFYRRGLCYSEDSQRVPEIQASRFLYCHGELKSTKGQKLHVFLFELVLVLTRPMAQDREGPVQFQVYRQPLPAAHLHLEDLPDGEPSSSGSFRGAFTGNDKVKNCFRVSATGRSKSQSHSLQANDSFNKQQWISCLRQAMVQSRDRQAQSSHCKPSERLSPDPALYNNIAELNLNSDVEMPDT; from the exons ATgagaaaggaaaagatggaACTTGAAGAGACGGAGGCTGATATATCACCTTCCTG GTCTCCTGTATCTAGAGACAGGCTCCTCACGTGCGCCAACCTGTCAGATTTTGCAGGG aaaaaaagaaaacaagaccCAAGTAGCGATGCTGAGCTTTCAGCCCGAATCTTGGAGGACTGT GAAGACGATGACTTTCCCATCAGTGACCACATACAAGATTCAGAG GGTCCATGTAACAAAAGAGTCAAGCCGGTAGATAAAAGTGCTTCGGTCACTGGTATCATAACGCCGGTGAAGACCCCAGCTTTGAAACGCTTGGGCCAGTCTATACAG CGTTCTATCAGTTTCCGGACAGAGGCCCGGCCGTTGCCCCCAATGCCAATAAGAACACGTCAGAAGGCCTCTTCATTTCCACGCCGGCGGAGCAGCCAGCTGTGGAGCGATACAGTCGACAGCATGAGCCACGAGCTCAGTACCAAAGAGATCAAACGACAAGAG GTAATCTATGAGTTAACCCAGGGCGAGAAACAGCTCATTGAGGATCTAAGTCTAGTTAAAAAG GTGTACTATGAGCCAATGCTGAAATTGGACATCATGACAGAAAGTGAGCTGGGACAGATTTTTGGCACCCTTGATTCTTTAATACCCCTTCATGAAG ATCTTTTAGCTCGTCTTGAAGGTCTTCGTGGAGCAGAGAAGACTGTGCAAGAAGTCGGCCCCACTATGATGGACTGG TTTCCATGTCTGGAGGCATACATCACATACTGCTGTAACCAGGTTGGAGCAAAAGCTCTGCTCGATCAAAAGAAGCAGGACAGACGGGTCGAGCATTTCCTGCGGCTGTGCCAGGAGTCGTCCTTCAGCAGAAAGCTAGACTTGTGGAATTTTCTAGACTTGCCTCGCAGCAGGCTGGTGAAATACCCTCTGCTGCTGAAGGAGATTCAGAAGAGCACTCCACCTGAGCATCCAGATGAGGAAGCACTGCCACATGCG ATGGAACTAATCCAAAGGATTATAACAGAAGTCAATCTTAAAACTGGAGAGGCTGAGTGTCAGTTTTACAGACGGGGTCTGTGCTACTCAGAAGACAGTCAGAGGGTTCCAGAAATCCAGGCATCTCGTTTTTTATACTGCCACGGTGAACTGAAGAGCACTAAAGGACAG AAGCTGCACGTGTTCCTGTTTGAGCTGGTATTGGTTTTGACCCGACCAATGGCACAGGATAGGGAAGGACCAGTCCAATTCCAGGTGTACCGTCAGCCCCTCCCAGCTGCTCACCTCCATCTGGAGGACCTGCCTGATGGGGAACCAAGCAGCTCTGGATCCTTTCGTGGGGCTTTTACGGGCAATGACAAAG TGAAGAACTGCTTTCGTGTGAGTGCCACAGGGCGTTCTAAGTCTCAATCCCACAGCCTGCAGGCTAATGACTCCTTCAATAAGCAGCAATGGATTTCATGTCTGCGCCAAGCAATGGTCCAGTCACGAGACAGACAGGCTCAAAGCAGCCACTGCAAACCCTCTGAGCGTTTAAGCCCTGACCCTGCGCTCTATAACAACATCGCTGAACTCAACCTTAACTCTGATGTGGAGATGCCAGACACATAG
- the usp21 gene encoding ubiquitin carboxyl-terminal hydrolase 21, producing the protein MPRAESTAMDNSCQALCRTLVTQNGLQPENVDISQSVLYTSIMGLLLVTDNEKELQLGNGQVGLRNIGNTCFLNAIVQCLSHTRSLRDYCLMRTYLQDKHSNQEPGLMNEFSKVLAGLWECDSGETTVNPGKFYHVFKESVPYFSGYSQQDAQEFLRFLLDRLHTEINRRPAKRPAVMEVKEPAYTRFRISEEAFAMWQRHLDRDDSKIVDLFSGQLRSSLHCSVCSHYSNTFDVFCDLSLPIPKQKSDYGRTVTLRECLDLFSQEEKLDKENSPMCERCNRRTESTKRLTIQRFPRILVIHLNRFAMSRYSISKSTVPVSFPLNGLDLGPFGPVDCGPVLYDLYALCNHSGTVNMGHYTAACREEEGWCYYNDSCVGEITEEKLQSNQAYVLFYELKNCNITRK; encoded by the exons ATGCCAAGAGCTGAATCCACTGCAATGGACAACTCGTGTCAGGCCCTGTGTCGAACCTTAGTCACTCAAAATGGCCTTCAGCCAGAGAACGTGGACATTTCGCAGTCTGTGCTATACACATCCATCATGGGACTCCTGCTGGTGACAGACAATGAG AAAGAGCTGCAACTGGGAAATGGACAAGTTGGACTGCGTAACATTGGAAATACC tgtttcCTTAACGCCATCGTGCagtgtctctctcacactcgTAGTCTTCGGGACTACTGTCTGATGAGAACTTACCTTCAGGACAAACACTCCAACCAGGAACCTGGGCTTATGAATG AATTCTCTAAAGTTCTGGCTGGCTTGTGGGAATGTGATAGTGGGGAAACCACAGTGAATCCTGGGAAGTTTTATCATGTCTTTAAAGAGTCAGTGCCTTACTTCAGCGGCTATAG TCAGCAGGACGCTCAGGAGTTCTTGCGGTTCCTCTTGGACAGGCTTCATACAGAAATCAACCGTCGTCCAGCCAAACGTCCTGCAGTTATGGAAGTTAAAGAACCAGCATACACACGATTCAG GATTTCAGAAGAGGCCTTTGCAATGTGGCAGAGACATCTTGATAGGGATGACAGTAAAATTGTCG ATTTGTTCTCCGGTCAGCTGCGCAGTTCTTTGCACTGTTCAGTCTGCTCCCATTACTCCAACACCTTTGATGTGTTTTGCGACCTGTCACTCCCCATCCCAAAG cagAAGAGTGACTATGGGCGAACTGTCACACTGAGAGAGTGTCTAGACCTTTTTTCCCAAGAGGAAAAACTTGATAAAGAAAACTCACCG ATGTGTGAGCGCTGTAACCGTCGCACTGAGAGCACAAAGAGACTGACCATTCAAAGGTTTCCTAGGATCCTCGTGATAC ACTTGAATCGATTTGCCATGTCAAGGTACTCGATCTCAAAGAGCACGGTCCCGGTTTCTTTCCCCCTCAATGGGCTGGATTTAGGGCCATTTGGACCTGTTGACTGCG GTCCAGTGCTGTATGATCTTTATGCATTATGCAATCATTCAGGCACAGTGAATATGGGTCACTACACGGCTGCATGTCGAGAGGAGGAGGGCTGGTGCTATTATAATGACTCATG tgttggtGAAATAACAGAGGAGAAGCTTCAGTCAAATCAGGCGTATGTTCTCTTCTATGAGCTCAAAAACTGCAATATCACCAGAAAGTGA